Proteins encoded by one window of Rhodamnia argentea isolate NSW1041297 chromosome 6, ASM2092103v1, whole genome shotgun sequence:
- the LOC115743273 gene encoding transcription factor MYB8-like: MLPPNLSCFLSLHKNTHPPLFLSLSLSLSLSLSLKSMRKPCCDKQKTNKGAWSEQEDQKLIDYVRNHGEGNWNSLPRAAGLLRCGKSCRLRWLNYLRPDLKRGNFGEDEDDLIIKLHALLGNRWSLIAGRLPGRTDNEVKNYWNSHLRRKLLNKGIILRRPSAANTKSSTDDKAVQCSSAAISVEEEHASPDDDPLNLNLGASGRPAKRAKHGQNKAVNGRKPHTTLLLFK; the protein is encoded by the exons ATGCTTCCCCCTAACCTCTCCTGCTTTCTTTCTCTTCACAAGAACACACACCCaccactctttctctctctctctctctctctctctctctctctctctcttaagagTATGAGGAAACCTTGTTGCGACAAGCAAAAGACCAACAAAGGTGCCTGGTCCGAGCAAGAAGACCAGAAGCTCATAGACTATGTCCGAAATCACGGCGAGGGTAACTGGAATTCCCTACCAAGAGCTGCAG GTTTGCTTCGTTGTGGAAAAAGTTGTAGGCTCAGATGGCTGAACTATCTGAGGCCCGACCTCAAAAGAGGGAACTTCGGTGAGGACGAAGATGACCTCATCATCAAGCTCCATGCTCTTCTAGGAAACAG GTGGTCTCTCATCGCCGGAAGATTGCCGGGAAGGACGGATAATGAAGTGAAGAACTATTGGAACTCTCATCTCCGGCGAAAGCTACTGAACAAAGGCATCATCCTCCGCCGACCGTCAGCAGCAAATACCAAATCCTCGACCGATGATAAGGCGGTTCAATGCTCGAGCGCAGCGATCTCTGTCGAAGAAGAACATGCGTCACCGGACGATGATCCTTTGAACCTCAACCTCGGGGCATCCGGCCGTCCGGCAAAGCGCGCGAAGCATGGTCAAAACAAGGCGGTTAATGGGCGGAAACCGCATACGACGCTACTATTGTTTAAATGA
- the LOC115743265 gene encoding transcription factor MYB3-like yields the protein MRKPCCEKKGGMNKGAWTKQEDQKLVDYIHKHGEGCWRSLPQAAGLLRCGKSCRLRWVNYLRPDLKRGNFGEDEEDLIIRLHALLGNRWSLIAGRLPGRTDNEVKNHWNTHLRRKLMQMGIDPNNHRPRPAVSGLNKSLGSNSSSTCKPENSQEEEEEEEEEEEEEEEAGSLLQCSSKPKSATSFLPDLNLELTIGPPLIEEQRHLSHVESAQLSFSNFPTSVS from the exons ATGAGGAAGCCCTGTTGCGAGAAGAAAGGGGGGATGAACAAAGGAGCGTGGACGAAGCAAGAAGACCAGAAGCTCGTTGACTACATCCACAAACATGGCGAAGGTTGCTGGCGCTCTCTCCCTCAAGCCGCAG GTTTGCTTCGTTGTGGGAAGAGCTGTCGACTGAGATGGGTCAACTACTTGAGACCAGACCTTAAACGTGGCAACTTCGGCGAGGATGAAGAAGACCTCATCATCAGGCTGCATGCACTCCTCGGGAATAG GTGGTCTCTCATCGCCGGAAGATTGCCGGGACGGACGGACAATGAAGTGAAGAATCATTGGAACACCCACTTGAGAAGAAAGctcatgcagatggggattgATCCCAACAATCATCGGCCCCGACCTGCCGTCTCTGGTCTGAACAAATCGCTCGGATCGAACAGTAGCTCGACGTGTAAACCTGAGAACtcacaggaagaagaagaagaagaagaagaagaagaagaagaagaagaagaagcggggTCCTTGCTGCAATGCTCGAGCAAACCCAAGAGCGCTACCAGCTTCCTGCCCGACCTGAATCTCGAACTCACGATAGGCCCCCCGTTGATCGAAGAGCAACGACATTTGTCGCACGTGGAGTCTGCTCAACTTAGTTTCTCGAATTTTCCAACTAGTGTAAGCTGA